The Gemella haemolysans genome includes a region encoding these proteins:
- a CDS encoding PTS transporter subunit IIC, translating to MKEKISIKNFTMNVLNGIALGTVLCLVPGALLGELLKYIGKVYPSLAFLSLSITISNAMIGLASGIIIGLFFKFTPVQSVSIGLATLFASGSIIPTPDKTGLMLKGSGDIVTMIFTAALATLFILLIGDKAKNYAVIILPPLTLVIIGGIGRYTLPFFSGVTKLLGDGIKHLLTLQPIILTILIAVIFACLVVSPITSVGVALAINIDGIASGAANLGICACGFTLAIAGWAVNSKGVCFAHFIGSPKISMANIFAKPKIMLPVLCSAAVSGVFAAILNIKGTAMSAGFGFSGLVGPLAHLATTDGSALEILKAAIVFVVIPVVSGFFFVKLFTKIVPIIKPEDYKLNL from the coding sequence ATGAAAGAAAAAATTTCTATTAAGAATTTTACTATGAACGTCCTTAACGGTATCGCCCTAGGAACAGTTCTATGTTTAGTGCCAGGTGCATTACTTGGTGAACTACTTAAATATATAGGTAAGGTTTATCCTTCACTTGCATTTTTATCATTATCAATAACAATTTCTAACGCTATGATAGGTTTAGCTTCTGGAATTATTATTGGATTATTCTTTAAATTTACACCTGTTCAAAGTGTATCTATTGGGTTAGCTACTCTATTTGCGAGTGGTTCAATTATCCCTACTCCAGACAAAACAGGTCTTATGTTAAAAGGTTCTGGAGATATCGTAACTATGATCTTTACAGCAGCATTAGCAACATTATTTATCCTACTAATTGGAGACAAAGCTAAAAACTATGCGGTAATCATCCTACCTCCATTAACACTTGTAATTATCGGAGGTATTGGTAGATATACTCTTCCATTCTTCTCAGGAGTAACTAAACTTTTAGGAGATGGAATCAAACATCTACTTACATTACAACCTATCATTCTTACTATTCTTATCGCGGTTATTTTTGCATGTCTTGTAGTTTCTCCAATTACATCAGTTGGGGTTGCATTAGCGATTAATATCGACGGAATAGCTTCAGGAGCTGCAAACCTTGGAATCTGTGCATGTGGATTCACACTAGCAATAGCAGGATGGGCTGTAAACTCTAAAGGTGTTTGCTTCGCGCACTTTATCGGATCTCCAAAAATTTCAATGGCTAATATTTTCGCTAAACCGAAGATTATGCTACCTGTTCTATGTAGCGCTGCTGTCTCAGGAGTATTTGCAGCAATACTAAACATTAAAGGAACAGCAATGAGTGCAGGATTCGGATTCAGCGGTCTAGTTGGTCCATTAGCACACCTTGCGACTACTGACGGAAGTGCTTTAGAAATATTAAAAGCAGCAATCGTCTTCGTAGTAATTCCTGTAGTTTCTGGTTTCTTCTTCGTAAAACTATTCACGAAAATTGTACCAATTATCAAACCAGAAGATTACAAACTTAACTTATAA
- the ileS gene encoding isoleucine--tRNA ligase: MVELKDTLLMPKTKFPMRGNLPNKEPEFLKRWEEMDLYNKILEKNAGKPSYVLHDGPPYANGNIHIGHALNKILKDFIVKYKNMNGFVSNYVPGWDTHGLPIEQVLVNNGVDRKSMPANKFRNKCKDYALKQVDKQRADFKKLGVLGDWDNPYLTLDPKFEAEQIRVFGKMVDKGYIYKGLKPIYWSPSSESALAEAEIEYHDHTSPSIYVAFELVSENGAVEKGTKFVIWTTTPWTLPANLGIAVHPDFEYQVVKYNGESYLVAKERVAFLAEKFGWENYETGEVLVGKDLEYLLCKHPFLDRTSTLILADYVTLDSGTGLVHTAPGHGVDDYLVGQLQYKLGVLSPVDNQGVLTEEAGQFAGKFVFDANKDIIAHLDETGALLKQEDITHSYPHDWRSKKPIIFRATPQWFCSVDAFRSELLEAVDNTKFYSEWGKPRLYNMIRDRGDWVISRQRVWGVPIPVFYAENGEAILDIELIEHVAKIFEEEGSNVWFYKDAKELLPEGYTHPGSPNGEFTKEMDIMDVWFDSGTSHQGCCAIREDLTYPADLYLEGSDQYRGWFNSSLITSVAVSGVAPYKELVSAGFVMDGNGNKMSKSLGNVISPNDVGKELGAEIIRLWSASVDYTQDVRISKDILKQVSETYRKIRNTFRFLLGNLFNGSFNNKTDLVAYENLEELDKYMVLKFEKVVAKVLDYYENYQFNSITTELINFFNVELSSFYLDYGKDILYIEGEDSHKRLSMLTVLYTVLSKSVRLLAPILSFTAEEVYDNMPYEDAESVHLTDFPAKNVIEDAALEAKWDKLLEVRDDVNKALEESRNEKVIGKSLEAAVEVYSNDAEVVELLNSVDNLNQFFIVSKVAVKENDGVAYDLATVKVTKAEGHRCDRCWNIVDEVNEEGLCPRCASILNK; this comes from the coding sequence ATGGTAGAATTAAAAGATACATTATTAATGCCAAAAACGAAGTTTCCAATGCGTGGAAATCTTCCGAATAAAGAACCTGAATTCCTAAAACGTTGGGAAGAAATGGATTTATATAACAAAATTTTAGAAAAAAATGCTGGGAAACCTTCATACGTACTTCACGATGGACCTCCATATGCGAATGGTAACATCCACATCGGACACGCGTTAAACAAAATTTTAAAAGACTTTATCGTTAAATATAAAAACATGAATGGTTTTGTGTCTAATTATGTTCCTGGTTGGGATACTCACGGTCTTCCAATCGAGCAAGTATTAGTAAACAATGGTGTTGATAGAAAATCTATGCCAGCTAATAAATTTAGAAATAAATGTAAAGATTATGCATTAAAACAAGTTGATAAGCAACGAGCTGACTTCAAAAAACTTGGAGTATTAGGTGATTGGGATAATCCATACTTAACTTTAGATCCAAAATTTGAAGCTGAACAAATCCGTGTATTCGGTAAAATGGTAGACAAAGGATATATCTACAAAGGATTAAAACCTATCTACTGGTCACCATCATCAGAATCTGCATTAGCTGAAGCTGAAATCGAGTACCACGATCATACTTCGCCATCTATCTATGTTGCTTTCGAATTAGTTAGTGAAAATGGTGCTGTAGAAAAAGGAACTAAGTTTGTTATCTGGACAACTACTCCATGGACATTACCTGCGAACTTAGGTATCGCTGTTCATCCAGACTTTGAATACCAAGTTGTTAAATATAACGGAGAAAGCTACTTAGTAGCTAAAGAAAGAGTAGCATTCTTAGCTGAGAAATTCGGTTGGGAAAACTATGAAACAGGTGAAGTATTAGTAGGTAAAGATTTAGAGTACTTACTATGTAAACACCCATTCTTAGATAGAACATCTACATTAATCTTAGCTGATTATGTAACACTTGATTCTGGGACTGGTTTAGTACATACAGCTCCTGGACACGGGGTTGATGACTATCTTGTTGGTCAATTACAATACAAACTTGGAGTTTTATCACCAGTAGATAACCAAGGTGTTCTTACGGAAGAAGCTGGACAATTCGCTGGTAAATTCGTATTCGATGCGAACAAAGATATTATTGCTCACTTAGATGAAACTGGAGCATTATTAAAACAAGAAGATATCACTCACTCATACCCACACGACTGGAGAAGTAAAAAACCAATTATCTTCAGAGCTACACCACAATGGTTCTGTTCTGTTGATGCATTCCGTAGCGAATTACTTGAAGCTGTAGATAACACTAAATTCTACAGTGAATGGGGTAAACCAAGATTATATAATATGATTCGTGACCGCGGTGACTGGGTAATCAGTCGTCAGCGTGTTTGGGGTGTGCCAATTCCTGTATTTTACGCTGAAAACGGAGAAGCTATCCTTGATATCGAATTAATCGAACACGTAGCTAAAATCTTCGAAGAAGAAGGATCAAACGTTTGGTTCTACAAAGATGCTAAAGAATTATTACCAGAAGGATACACTCACCCTGGAAGTCCAAACGGAGAATTCACTAAAGAAATGGATATCATGGACGTATGGTTTGACTCTGGAACATCTCACCAAGGATGTTGTGCAATTCGTGAGGACTTAACTTACCCAGCTGACTTATACCTAGAAGGAAGTGACCAATACCGTGGATGGTTCAACTCTTCACTTATCACTTCTGTAGCTGTATCTGGAGTAGCTCCGTATAAAGAGTTAGTATCTGCTGGATTCGTTATGGACGGTAATGGTAACAAGATGAGTAAATCTTTAGGTAACGTTATTTCTCCTAACGATGTAGGTAAAGAATTAGGTGCTGAAATTATCCGTCTATGGTCTGCAAGTGTTGACTATACTCAAGACGTTCGTATCTCTAAAGATATCTTAAAACAAGTATCTGAAACATACAGAAAAATCAGAAATACATTCCGTTTCTTACTAGGAAACTTATTCAACGGAAGCTTCAACAACAAAACTGATTTAGTTGCGTACGAAAACCTTGAAGAATTAGACAAATATATGGTTCTAAAATTCGAGAAAGTTGTTGCAAAAGTATTAGATTACTATGAAAACTACCAATTCAACAGTATTACTACTGAACTAATCAACTTCTTCAACGTTGAACTATCTTCATTCTACCTAGACTATGGTAAAGATATTCTTTACATCGAAGGTGAAGATTCTCACAAACGTTTAAGTATGTTAACAGTTCTTTACACAGTATTAAGTAAATCTGTTAGATTACTTGCTCCAATTCTTTCATTCACTGCTGAAGAAGTATACGACAATATGCCGTATGAAGATGCTGAGTCTGTTCACTTAACTGATTTCCCAGCTAAAAACGTAATTGAAGATGCTGCGTTAGAAGCTAAATGGGATAAACTTCTTGAAGTTCGTGATGATGTGAATAAAGCATTAGAAGAAAGCCGTAATGAAAAAGTTATCGGTAAATCTCTAGAAGCAGCTGTTGAAGTATACAGTAACGATGCAGAAGTTGTTGAGTTATTAAACTCTGTTGATAACTTAAACCAATTCTTCATCGTAAGTAAAGTTGCTGTTAAAGAAAATGATGGTGTAGCTTATGATCTTGCTACTGTTAAAGTAACTAAAGCTGAAGGACACCGTTGTGACCGTTGTTGGAACATCGTAGATGAAGTAAACGAAGAAGGTTTATGTCCACGTTGCGCTAGCATCTTAAACAAATAA
- a CDS encoding helix-turn-helix transcriptional regulator produces MEKGRYQKLKLLYLLEILRDYSDENTYLSVKELISLLLKKEIIVERKTLYKDIELLQDYGFNIVVEKNGRENTYALVEREFELAEVKMLIDVIQASKFLTAKKSRDLILKLKKLASKKQAQKIQRQVYSFEENKYINENIYYNVDAIHNAVAENKQIDFNYWQWNHNKQMIDRKNGEVYNVSPFALVWNDENYYMVAFDAKTDLIKNYRVDKMRNVLIAESDRVGHDKFQKEDISSYSKKIFGMYGGTLEKVTLEFKESLIGAIVDRFGKDIIIHKKDDIYQTSVEVMCSSHFLGWIFSLGSDIEILAPQNVRDLYVEKVKDLLKKYR; encoded by the coding sequence ATGGAAAAAGGAAGATATCAAAAATTAAAGCTATTATACTTATTAGAAATACTAAGGGATTATAGTGATGAAAATACTTATTTAAGTGTGAAAGAATTGATTTCTTTACTCTTGAAAAAAGAAATTATCGTGGAGAGAAAAACTTTATATAAGGATATAGAATTACTACAAGATTATGGATTTAATATCGTGGTTGAAAAGAATGGTCGTGAAAATACATACGCATTAGTAGAAAGAGAATTTGAGCTTGCTGAGGTGAAAATGTTAATTGATGTAATTCAGGCGAGTAAGTTCTTAACTGCTAAAAAATCTCGAGATTTAATTTTAAAACTGAAGAAATTAGCGAGCAAGAAACAAGCGCAAAAAATTCAAAGACAGGTATATTCTTTTGAAGAAAATAAATACATCAATGAAAATATTTATTATAATGTTGATGCTATTCACAATGCAGTTGCAGAAAATAAACAAATTGATTTTAATTATTGGCAATGGAATCATAATAAACAGATGATTGATAGAAAAAATGGTGAAGTATATAATGTAAGTCCATTTGCTCTAGTATGGAATGATGAGAATTATTACATGGTTGCTTTTGATGCTAAGACAGATTTAATTAAAAATTATCGTGTTGATAAGATGAGAAATGTTTTAATTGCTGAAAGTGATAGAGTTGGTCACGACAAGTTCCAAAAAGAAGATATTTCGAGCTATTCAAAGAAGATCTTCGGTATGTATGGTGGAACTTTAGAAAAAGTGACTTTAGAGTTTAAAGAATCATTAATAGGAGCAATCGTTGATAGATTCGGAAAAGATATTATTATTCATAAAAAAGATGATATTTATCAAACTTCTGTAGAAGTTATGTGTAGTAGTCATTTCTTGGGATGGATTTTCTCTTTAGGTAGTGATATTGAAATATTAGCACCTCAAAATGTTCGAGATTTATATGTTGAGAAAGTGAAAGATTTACTAAAAAAATATAGATAA
- the secA gene encoding preprotein translocase subunit SecA, which yields MAILGKIFDANKREVKNLSKLADKVLAKDEEYSSLSDEQLVNKTEEFKAYIQVQKEKGKETPDILDKILVDAFAAAREGAFRSLGMKPYKVQIMGGIALHRGDIAEMRTGEGKTLTATMPVYLNALAGEGVHVVTVNEYLSQRDAQEMGVFYNYMGLSVGLNLNSLNSEEKRAAYNADITYSTNNELGFDYLRDNMVKTVEARVQRPLNYAVIDEVDSVLIDEARTPLIISGEGQESTSLYQVANAFVKTLKKAEKEDGSDGDYTLDIKTKAIQLSENGIDKAESYFGLKNLYDLKNVDLTHHINQALKANYTMALDVDYVVAEDGEILIVDQFTGRTMPGRRFSEGLHQAIEAKEGVPIQKESKTMATITFQNFFRMYKKLSGMTGTGKTEEEEFRNIYNMFVTTIPTNRPIQRIDAPDYIYSNMEAKFNAVAQEVKERYDKGQPVLLGTVSIETSELVSKLLYRYGVPHKVLNAKQNESEAEIIKQAGQRGSVTIATNMAGRGTDIKLGEGVRELGGLAVIGTERHESRRIDNQLRGRSGRQGDPGYSRFYLSLEDELMVRFGADRLQKIMGKDVDTPLESRMVSRSVESAQKRVEGNNYDSRKQVLQYDDVLRKQREIMYAERNKVLENEVVTDIIQEMIGDAVDKTIAYITENLEAHSEKEETEEIIKSLNEKFLGQKPITDSEYSDVMSDDEIRELVLHRINLELAEKRELLGDETMNSFEKYILLNAIDDRWTDHIDQMDQLRKGIFLRSYGQIDPLREYKTEGYEMFEDMIDDIQVEVVTNLMRIRVERHEEIEMKQEPTNLVTNDSKEHIARGPVKSASREEKKARIEERKQRIKELKAQKDKETN from the coding sequence ATGGCTATTTTAGGAAAAATATTTGATGCTAACAAAAGAGAAGTAAAAAACTTATCAAAATTAGCTGATAAGGTATTAGCTAAAGACGAAGAATATTCAAGTCTTAGCGATGAACAATTAGTAAATAAAACAGAAGAATTTAAAGCATATATCCAAGTACAAAAAGAAAAAGGTAAAGAAACACCGGATATATTAGATAAAATTTTAGTAGATGCATTTGCTGCAGCGCGTGAAGGAGCATTCCGTTCTTTAGGAATGAAACCATATAAAGTTCAAATCATGGGTGGTATCGCACTTCACCGTGGGGATATCGCAGAGATGAGAACAGGGGAAGGTAAAACTCTTACTGCAACAATGCCTGTATACTTAAACGCATTAGCTGGAGAAGGGGTACACGTTGTTACAGTTAACGAATACTTATCTCAACGTGACGCTCAAGAAATGGGTGTTTTCTATAACTACATGGGACTTTCTGTAGGTCTTAACTTAAACTCTTTAAACTCTGAAGAGAAAAGAGCCGCGTACAATGCTGATATTACATACTCAACAAACAATGAATTAGGATTTGACTATTTAAGAGATAACATGGTTAAAACAGTTGAAGCTCGTGTTCAACGTCCATTAAACTACGCTGTAATCGATGAGGTTGACTCAGTTCTTATCGATGAAGCTCGTACACCACTTATTATTTCTGGTGAAGGACAAGAATCAACATCACTTTACCAAGTAGCGAATGCTTTCGTTAAAACTCTGAAAAAAGCAGAGAAAGAAGATGGAAGTGATGGAGATTATACTCTAGATATTAAAACTAAAGCTATTCAACTTTCTGAAAATGGTATTGATAAAGCTGAAAGTTACTTTGGATTAAAAAATCTTTATGATTTAAAAAATGTTGATTTAACTCACCACATCAACCAAGCATTAAAAGCTAACTACACAATGGCATTAGACGTTGACTACGTAGTTGCTGAAGATGGAGAAATCTTAATCGTTGACCAATTTACAGGTCGTACAATGCCTGGTCGTCGTTTCTCTGAAGGGTTACACCAAGCTATCGAAGCTAAAGAAGGTGTTCCTATTCAAAAAGAAAGTAAAACAATGGCGACTATTACTTTCCAAAACTTCTTCAGAATGTACAAAAAACTTAGTGGTATGACTGGTACTGGTAAAACAGAGGAAGAGGAATTTAGAAATATTTACAACATGTTTGTAACAACTATTCCTACAAACAGACCAATCCAAAGGATTGATGCACCAGACTATATTTACTCAAACATGGAAGCTAAGTTCAATGCTGTAGCTCAAGAAGTTAAAGAACGTTATGACAAAGGACAACCAGTTCTTTTAGGTACAGTTTCTATTGAAACGAGTGAATTAGTATCTAAATTATTATATAGATACGGTGTACCTCACAAAGTTCTTAATGCTAAACAAAATGAAAGTGAAGCAGAAATTATTAAACAAGCTGGTCAACGTGGTTCAGTAACAATCGCGACTAACATGGCTGGTCGTGGTACGGATATTAAACTTGGTGAAGGTGTTCGTGAATTAGGTGGTCTTGCCGTTATCGGTACAGAACGTCACGAATCTCGCCGTATTGATAATCAGCTACGTGGACGTTCTGGACGTCAAGGGGACCCTGGTTACAGTAGATTCTATCTATCTCTAGAAGATGAGCTTATGGTTCGTTTCGGAGCTGATAGATTACAAAAGATTATGGGTAAAGATGTAGATACTCCGCTTGAAAGTAGAATGGTAAGTAGATCGGTAGAAAGTGCTCAAAAACGTGTTGAAGGTAATAACTATGACTCACGTAAACAAGTACTTCAATATGATGATGTATTACGTAAACAACGTGAAATCATGTATGCTGAGAGAAATAAAGTATTAGAAAATGAAGTAGTTACTGATATTATCCAAGAGATGATCGGTGATGCTGTTGATAAAACTATTGCTTACATTACAGAAAACTTAGAAGCACATAGTGAAAAAGAAGAAACAGAAGAAATCATCAAATCACTTAACGAGAAGTTCTTAGGTCAAAAACCTATTACTGATAGTGAATATTCAGATGTTATGTCTGATGATGAAATTCGTGAATTAGTATTACACAGAATTAATTTAGAGTTAGCTGAGAAACGTGAGTTACTTGGTGATGAAACTATGAATTCATTCGAGAAATACATTCTTCTTAATGCAATTGATGATAGATGGACTGATCATATCGACCAAATGGATCAACTTAGAAAAGGGATTTTCCTACGTTCTTATGGACAAATTGATCCGCTTCGTGAATACAAAACTGAAGGTTACGAAATGTTCGAAGACATGATTGATGACATTCAAGTTGAGGTTGTTACTAACCTAATGCGTATTAGAGTAGAACGCCACGAAGAAATCGAGATGAAACAAGAACCAACGAACCTTGTAACTAACGATAGTAAAGAACATATCGCTCGTGGTCCAGTTAAGAGTGCTTCTCGTGAAGAGAAAAAAGCTCGTATCGAAGAGCGTAAACAACGTATCAAAGAGTTAAAAGCTCAAAAAGATAAAGAAACTAATTAG
- a CDS encoding NAD-dependent protein deacylase, translating to MNNIEKLREIIKSNDNIVFFGGAGVSTESDIPDFRSANGVFSVELNRHFTPEQLVSRTMFVKYPVDFFDFYKKHLVYPDAKPNNAHYYLAELEKQGKLKAVVTQNIDTLHEQAGSKNVLKLHGSVDANYCTKCKSFYNLEDFLAKTEEIPSCDKCGGVIKPYVTLYEEELDMTVFNSAINFIEKADVLIIGGTSLSVYPAANLLNYFKGKHLIVINKTSTPQDNMADLVINGKIGEVFSKLEEREGGM from the coding sequence ATGAATAATATAGAAAAACTAAGAGAAATAATAAAATCTAACGATAATATTGTCTTTTTTGGTGGTGCTGGTGTTTCTACAGAATCTGATATTCCAGATTTTAGAAGTGCAAATGGTGTATTTAGTGTAGAACTTAATCGTCATTTCACTCCAGAACAGCTCGTATCAAGAACGATGTTTGTAAAGTATCCTGTAGATTTCTTTGATTTTTATAAGAAGCATTTGGTCTATCCTGATGCTAAACCGAATAATGCGCATTATTATTTAGCGGAGTTAGAAAAACAAGGTAAGTTAAAAGCAGTTGTTACTCAAAATATAGACACACTTCATGAGCAAGCTGGAAGTAAAAATGTTTTGAAGCTACATGGAAGTGTAGATGCAAACTATTGTACGAAGTGTAAGTCTTTTTATAATTTAGAGGATTTCTTAGCCAAGACTGAAGAAATACCTAGTTGTGATAAATGTGGTGGGGTTATAAAACCTTATGTAACTCTTTATGAAGAAGAACTTGATATGACGGTATTTAATTCTGCGATTAACTTTATAGAAAAAGCAGATGTATTAATCATTGGCGGAACTTCATTAAGTGTGTATCCTGCTGCTAACTTATTGAATTATTTTAAAGGTAAGCATTTAATTGTTATTAATAAAACTTCTACACCACAGGATAATATGGCAGATCTTGTTATTAATGGAAAAATCGGTGAAGTCTTCTCAAAATTAGAAGAAAGAGAAGGGGGAATGTAG
- a CDS encoding ABC transporter ATP-binding protein, producing the protein MYLFRKLAWFMKLEKKRYLIGIIALILVSIFNLIPPKVIGTVIDRIESGNLTNSQLFLNVGYLVLAALAMYALRYVWRVYIFGAAYNLGRILRSRLFEHFTKMSPSFFQKYRTGDLMAHATNDINSVAMVAGGGVMSAVDASITALVTLFTMIFLIDFKLTLIAIIPLPFLAYATNYIGDKNYDSFEEAQESFSDLNNKVQESVSGIKVTKSFGYGNDEIKSFKEVNKKVFGKNVIAAKYNSLFDPMVLIFVGLSYTLTLVFGGIFVSNGELSVGELVTFVTYLDMLVWPLQAIGWLYNISQRGEVSYKRIESLLDEVNDVNTNLNSKVKAENGRLEYNIDNFEFEEGKTVLKDIKFAIEKGQTLGIVGVTGSGKTTLLRLLLREFNIKSGNILLNNRDIADYSLSDLRKLIGYVPQDQVLFAMSIKENIRFANPQIDDKKVEEITKICGLYDDIMAMPEKFDTIVGEKGVSLSGGQKQRLAMSRALIINPEILILDDSLSAVDAKTEHIILENLKEQRSGQTNIITAHRLSAVVEADLIIVLGDDTIIEKGTHDELIANNGWYKETYESQQMEENLKGGSEDVEK; encoded by the coding sequence ATGTATTTATTTAGAAAATTAGCTTGGTTTATGAAGCTAGAAAAAAAACGATATTTAATAGGGATAATTGCTCTAATTCTAGTAAGTATTTTTAACTTGATTCCGCCGAAAGTTATCGGTACAGTAATTGATAGAATTGAATCGGGGAATTTGACGAATAGTCAGCTATTTTTAAATGTTGGTTATTTAGTGTTAGCTGCTCTGGCTATGTATGCACTTCGTTATGTTTGGCGTGTTTACATTTTTGGAGCTGCGTATAACTTAGGTCGTATTTTAAGATCGAGACTTTTTGAACATTTTACAAAGATGTCTCCTTCGTTCTTCCAAAAGTATCGTACTGGAGATTTAATGGCACATGCGACGAATGATATAAACTCTGTGGCAATGGTTGCAGGTGGTGGTGTAATGTCTGCTGTCGATGCGAGTATTACAGCTTTAGTTACACTTTTTACGATGATATTCTTAATAGATTTCAAATTAACTTTAATAGCGATTATTCCTTTACCATTTTTAGCGTATGCTACTAACTATATTGGAGATAAAAACTATGATAGTTTTGAAGAAGCTCAAGAATCTTTTTCTGATTTGAATAACAAAGTTCAAGAAAGTGTTTCAGGGATAAAAGTTACAAAATCATTTGGTTATGGTAACGATGAAATTAAGAGTTTTAAAGAAGTTAATAAAAAAGTATTCGGAAAGAATGTTATCGCTGCTAAGTATAATTCTCTATTCGATCCAATGGTATTAATCTTCGTTGGGTTATCTTATACACTTACTCTTGTCTTTGGTGGTATTTTCGTTTCTAATGGAGAGTTATCTGTTGGTGAGTTAGTAACTTTCGTTACATATCTTGATATGTTAGTATGGCCACTTCAAGCGATAGGTTGGTTATACAATATCTCACAACGAGGTGAGGTATCATATAAACGTATTGAGAGTTTATTAGATGAAGTAAATGATGTTAATACTAATTTAAACAGTAAAGTTAAAGCTGAAAATGGAAGATTAGAGTATAATATCGACAACTTTGAATTTGAAGAAGGCAAGACTGTACTGAAAGATATCAAGTTTGCTATTGAAAAAGGTCAAACTCTAGGTATTGTAGGTGTGACTGGTTCAGGTAAAACTACTTTACTAAGATTGTTACTAAGAGAATTCAATATTAAGTCGGGTAATATTCTACTTAATAATAGAGATATTGCTGACTACAGTCTGAGTGACTTAAGAAAACTTATTGGATATGTACCGCAAGATCAAGTACTATTCGCTATGTCGATTAAAGAAAATATTCGTTTTGCTAATCCTCAAATCGACGATAAGAAGGTAGAAGAGATTACAAAAATTTGTGGACTGTATGATGATATAATGGCTATGCCAGAGAAGTTTGATACGATCGTTGGAGAAAAAGGTGTTAGTCTTTCTGGTGGTCAAAAACAACGTTTAGCTATGAGTCGTGCTTTGATTATAAATCCTGAGATTTTAATCCTCGATGATTCTTTATCTGCTGTTGATGCTAAGACGGAGCACATTATTTTAGAAAACTTAAAAGAACAACGTAGTGGTCAAACTAATATAATTACCGCTCACAGACTATCTGCGGTTGTTGAAGCTGACTTAATAATTGTTTTAGGTGATGATACTATTATTGAAAAAGGTACTCACGATGAGTTAATAGCAAATAACGGTTGGTATAAAGAGACTTATGAAAGTCAACAGATGGAAGAAAACTTGAAAGGAGGAAGTGAAGATGTCGAAAAGTAA